Proteins encoded in a region of the Prunus persica cultivar Lovell chromosome G4, Prunus_persica_NCBIv2, whole genome shotgun sequence genome:
- the LOC109948960 gene encoding (-)-alpha-pinene synthase-like isoform X1, whose protein sequence is MSLEAGSAAQSQCSKPDQIVRHTANFHPSIWGDQFMDYGSEDIIAYSHKQQEVEDLKQVVRREVFTTGAGDFSYQMKLIDAIQRLGVAYHFEKEIEEALEHIYAANRFHDDDDDGDLYDVSLGFRLLRQHGHYVSCRIFNKFKDRKNGGFKESLISDVPGMLSFYEATHLRVHGEDILEEALVFTTKHLESATTHVSYQLAEQIAQALERPLRKSLERVCARRFMSIYQDEASHNEALLKLAKSDFNLVQSLHKQELSEFIRWWKEVDFKRKLPFARDRIVELYFWVVGVYFEPQYLVGRNILTKWIALLTAMDDMYDAFGTFEELEIFTEAVQRLDEFLWDVNCMDELPEYMQIFYRTLLNVFNEIEEEMVKEGRAYGAYYAKEAWKTNAKAYFDEAKWFHEGYIPSMEEYMRVATASAGNTTLTTISLLGMGDIVTKESFEWSLNDPKILRASNTIIRLMDDIVSSKFEKERGHVASAIDCYRKQYEVSDEQEIIDAFNKQIVDSWKDINEEFLRPTSVPMPILVLVLNLTRVVDLLYKKDDGFTHVGKVMKDSVASYFIDPAPP, encoded by the exons ATGTCGCTAGAAGCTGGTTCAGCAGCTCAATCACAATGTTCTAAGCCTGATCAAATTGTTCGACATACGGCAAATTTCCACCCGAGCATTTGGGGGGATCAGTTTATGGATTATGGTTCAGAAGACATT ATAGCTTATTCCCATAAGCAACAAGAAGTTGAAGACCTGAAACAAGTAGTGAGGAGGGAAGTATTCACAACTGGTGCAGGTGATTTTTCATATCAGATGAAGCTAATTGATGCAATCCAGCGCCTCGGTGTGGCATACCACTTTGAAAAGGAAATAGAAGAAGCACTGGAACATATATATGCTGCAAATCGTttccatgatgatgatgatgatggtgaccTATACGATGTTTCCCTTGGTTTTCGGCTACTAAGACAACATGGACATTATGTTTCATGCA GAATATTCAACAAGTTCAAAGATCGTAAAAATGGAGGCTTCAAGGAAAGCTTAATCTCTGATGTGCCGGGAATGCTAAGCTTTTATGAAGCAACGCATCTGAGGGTGCATGGAGAAGATATACTAGAAGAGGCTCTTGTTTTCACGACAAAACATCTGGAGTCGGCAACAACCCATGTAAGCTATCAACTGGCTGAACAAATAGCTCAAGCCCTAGAGAGACCGCTCCGAAAGAGTCTCGAGAGGGTATGCGCCCGTCGGTTCATGTCCATCTACCAAGATGAAGCTTCACATAATGAAGCTCTATTAAAACTTGCCAAGTCAGATTTCAATCTTGTTCAGTCTTTGCACAAACAGGAGCTCAGTGAGTTTATTAG GTGGTGGAAAGAAGTAGACTTCAAAAGGAAGCTGCCTTTTGCAAGAGATAGAATTGTGGAGTTATACTTCTGGGTTGTGGGGGTCTATTTTGAGCCTCAATACCTCGTTGGAAGAAACATTCTCACAAAATGGATTGCCCTGTTAACAGCAATGGATGATATGTACGATGCTTTCGGTACATTTGAAGAACTCGAGATCTTTACGGAAGCAGTTCAAAGGTTGGATGAATTTTt ATGGGATGTCAATTGCATGGATGAACTGCCAGAGTACATGCAAATATTCTACCGTACGCTTTTGAatgttttcaatgaaattgaGGAGGAGATGGTGAAGGAAGGAAGAGCATACGGAGCTTACTATGCAAAAGAAGCA TGGAAAACTAATGCCAAAGCTTACTTTGATGAGGCCAAATGGTTCCACGAAGGATACATCCCCAGCATGGAGGAATATATGCGTGTTGCTACAGCATCTGCTGGTAACACCACGCTTACAACTATATCTTTACTTGGCATGGGAGACATTGTAACCAAGGAGTCCTTTGAGTGGTCGTTGAATGACCCTAAAATTCTCAGAGCTTCCAATACCATTATTAGGCTCATGGATGACATTGTTTCAAGCAAG tttgagaaagagaggggGCATGTTGCTTCTGCCATTGATTGTTACAGGAAGCAATATGAGGTGTCAGATGAGCAGGAAATAATTGATGCCTTCAACAAACAGATTGTGGATTCGTGGAAAGATATCAACGAGGAGTTCCTCAGACCAACCTCTGTGCCAATGCCTATCCTTGTACTTGTTCTTAATTTAACAAGAGTGGTGGATCTCCTCTACAAAAAAGATGATGGCTTCACACATGTTGGAAAAGTCATGAAAGATAGTGTTGCTTCTTATTTCATTGATCCGGCACCACCATGA
- the LOC109948960 gene encoding (-)-alpha-pinene synthase-like isoform X2 has translation MSLEAGSAAQSQCSKPDQIVRHTANFHPSIWGDQFMDYGSEDIIAYSHKQQEVEDLKQVVRREVFTTGAGDFSYQMKLIDAIQRLGVAYHFEKEIEEALEHIYAANRFHDDDDDGDLYDVSLGFRLLRQHGHYVSCRIFNKFKDRKNGGFKESLISDVPGMLSFYEATHLRVHGEDILEEALVFTTKHLESATTHVSYQLAEQIAQALERPLRKSLERVCARRFMSIYQDEASHNEALLKLAKSDFNLVQSLHKQELSEFIRWWKEVDFKRKLPFARDRIVELYFWVVGVYFEPQYLVGRNILTKWIALLTAMDDMYDAFGTFEELEIFTEAVQRWDVNCMDELPEYMQIFYRTLLNVFNEIEEEMVKEGRAYGAYYAKEAWKTNAKAYFDEAKWFHEGYIPSMEEYMRVATASAGNTTLTTISLLGMGDIVTKESFEWSLNDPKILRASNTIIRLMDDIVSSKFEKERGHVASAIDCYRKQYEVSDEQEIIDAFNKQIVDSWKDINEEFLRPTSVPMPILVLVLNLTRVVDLLYKKDDGFTHVGKVMKDSVASYFIDPAPP, from the exons ATGTCGCTAGAAGCTGGTTCAGCAGCTCAATCACAATGTTCTAAGCCTGATCAAATTGTTCGACATACGGCAAATTTCCACCCGAGCATTTGGGGGGATCAGTTTATGGATTATGGTTCAGAAGACATT ATAGCTTATTCCCATAAGCAACAAGAAGTTGAAGACCTGAAACAAGTAGTGAGGAGGGAAGTATTCACAACTGGTGCAGGTGATTTTTCATATCAGATGAAGCTAATTGATGCAATCCAGCGCCTCGGTGTGGCATACCACTTTGAAAAGGAAATAGAAGAAGCACTGGAACATATATATGCTGCAAATCGTttccatgatgatgatgatgatggtgaccTATACGATGTTTCCCTTGGTTTTCGGCTACTAAGACAACATGGACATTATGTTTCATGCA GAATATTCAACAAGTTCAAAGATCGTAAAAATGGAGGCTTCAAGGAAAGCTTAATCTCTGATGTGCCGGGAATGCTAAGCTTTTATGAAGCAACGCATCTGAGGGTGCATGGAGAAGATATACTAGAAGAGGCTCTTGTTTTCACGACAAAACATCTGGAGTCGGCAACAACCCATGTAAGCTATCAACTGGCTGAACAAATAGCTCAAGCCCTAGAGAGACCGCTCCGAAAGAGTCTCGAGAGGGTATGCGCCCGTCGGTTCATGTCCATCTACCAAGATGAAGCTTCACATAATGAAGCTCTATTAAAACTTGCCAAGTCAGATTTCAATCTTGTTCAGTCTTTGCACAAACAGGAGCTCAGTGAGTTTATTAG GTGGTGGAAAGAAGTAGACTTCAAAAGGAAGCTGCCTTTTGCAAGAGATAGAATTGTGGAGTTATACTTCTGGGTTGTGGGGGTCTATTTTGAGCCTCAATACCTCGTTGGAAGAAACATTCTCACAAAATGGATTGCCCTGTTAACAGCAATGGATGATATGTACGATGCTTTCGGTACATTTGAAGAACTCGAGATCTTTACGGAAGCAGTTCAAAG ATGGGATGTCAATTGCATGGATGAACTGCCAGAGTACATGCAAATATTCTACCGTACGCTTTTGAatgttttcaatgaaattgaGGAGGAGATGGTGAAGGAAGGAAGAGCATACGGAGCTTACTATGCAAAAGAAGCA TGGAAAACTAATGCCAAAGCTTACTTTGATGAGGCCAAATGGTTCCACGAAGGATACATCCCCAGCATGGAGGAATATATGCGTGTTGCTACAGCATCTGCTGGTAACACCACGCTTACAACTATATCTTTACTTGGCATGGGAGACATTGTAACCAAGGAGTCCTTTGAGTGGTCGTTGAATGACCCTAAAATTCTCAGAGCTTCCAATACCATTATTAGGCTCATGGATGACATTGTTTCAAGCAAG tttgagaaagagaggggGCATGTTGCTTCTGCCATTGATTGTTACAGGAAGCAATATGAGGTGTCAGATGAGCAGGAAATAATTGATGCCTTCAACAAACAGATTGTGGATTCGTGGAAAGATATCAACGAGGAGTTCCTCAGACCAACCTCTGTGCCAATGCCTATCCTTGTACTTGTTCTTAATTTAACAAGAGTGGTGGATCTCCTCTACAAAAAAGATGATGGCTTCACACATGTTGGAAAAGTCATGAAAGATAGTGTTGCTTCTTATTTCATTGATCCGGCACCACCATGA